Proteins encoded together in one Marinithermus hydrothermalis DSM 14884 window:
- the dnaB gene encoding replicative DNA helicase, which translates to MEGRVPPHNLEAETSVLGAVLLDNEILNRLEGVITANSFYKEAHRKIWTAIEALAARNEPVDLVTLTEELRSRGELEAVGGVTYLVGLSESTPTAAYAEHYARIVAEKATLRRLIAAAGEVMRLAYDEAGSLDEILDAAGKKILEVSVQGPQHEFQTMKELVHETFEHINLLYEHQGLPSGVATGFRDLDEMIGGLTPGSLNIIAARPSMGKTAFALTIAQNVALRGEQPVAIFSLEMPAIQLVTRMLCSEARIDMNRLRQGQLSDRDFARLVDVAGRLAEAPIYIDDTPDMTLMELRARARRLMSQHKLGLIVIDYLQLMSGGQTGRNGENRQQEIAAISRGLKGLARELNVPVIALSQLSRAVEQRPNKRPMLSDLRESGSIEQDADLVVFIYRDDYYNPHSEKAGIAEIIIGKQRNGPTGTVELQFHAAHVRFNDLAKDEI; encoded by the coding sequence TCCTTCTATAAGGAGGCCCACCGCAAGATCTGGACGGCCATCGAGGCCCTCGCCGCGCGCAACGAACCGGTGGACCTGGTCACGCTCACCGAGGAGCTCCGCAGCCGGGGGGAGCTCGAGGCGGTGGGCGGCGTCACTTACCTGGTGGGGCTCTCGGAGAGCACGCCGACCGCGGCGTACGCGGAGCACTACGCCCGCATCGTGGCGGAGAAGGCCACCCTGCGCCGTTTGATCGCCGCGGCGGGCGAGGTGATGCGCCTGGCCTACGACGAGGCCGGCAGCCTGGACGAGATCCTAGACGCGGCAGGGAAGAAGATCCTCGAGGTCTCGGTGCAGGGGCCGCAGCACGAGTTCCAGACGATGAAGGAGCTCGTGCACGAGACCTTTGAGCACATCAACCTGCTCTACGAGCACCAGGGCTTGCCGAGCGGGGTTGCGACGGGGTTTCGCGACCTGGACGAGATGATCGGGGGGTTGACCCCGGGCTCCCTCAACATCATCGCGGCGCGCCCCTCGATGGGAAAGACCGCGTTCGCGCTGACCATCGCGCAGAACGTCGCGCTCCGAGGGGAGCAGCCGGTCGCGATCTTCTCGCTGGAGATGCCCGCGATCCAGCTCGTGACGCGCATGCTGTGCAGCGAGGCGCGCATCGACATGAACCGCTTGCGCCAAGGGCAGCTCTCCGACCGGGATTTCGCGCGGCTCGTGGACGTCGCGGGCCGCCTGGCGGAAGCCCCGATCTATATCGACGACACGCCGGACATGACCCTGATGGAGCTCCGGGCCCGCGCGCGCCGGCTCATGAGCCAGCACAAGCTAGGCCTGATCGTGATCGACTACCTGCAGCTCATGTCCGGCGGGCAGACAGGCCGGAACGGGGAGAACCGCCAGCAGGAGATCGCGGCGATCTCCCGGGGGCTTAAGGGGCTCGCGCGTGAGTTGAACGTGCCGGTCATCGCGCTCAGCCAGCTCTCCCGCGCGGTCGAGCAGCGCCCCAACAAACGCCCCATGCTCTCGGACCTCCGGGAGTCCGGCTCGATCGAGCAGGACGCAGACCTGGTGGTCTTCATCTACCGGGACGACTACTACAACCCCCACTCGGAGAAGGCGGGGATCGCGGAGATCATCATCGGGAAGCAGCGCAACGGCCCCACAGGCACGGTGGAGCTGCAGTTCCACGCGGCGCACGTGCGCTTTAACGACCTGGCCAAGGACGAGATCTGA